The DNA region TGTTTCGAATCAAGCCTCCACCTCAACGGCAAGGTTCTCTATTCCTTCCGCGTCATCCCGGATCGGGGCACCTGGCTCGAAGTCGCTTTCGACACCAGCGATCTCCTTTACGTCCACCTGGATCGCAGAAAGAAGCGGAGAAAGTTTCTCGTGACGACGCTGCTCCGGGCGCTGGGGCATGGGAGCGACGAGGAGATCCTGGGGCTGTTCTATCCGATGGAGGACCTCGATCTCGAAGCCGCCCCGCCGCGCGACGAGGATCTGCCCAATACGGTCCTCGTGGGCGAGGTGCGCGACCCCCGTGATGCGGGCAAGGTGCTGGTGCGGGGGCTCGAGCCCCTCACCAAGACGGCTGTCCGCCTGCTCCGCGAGGCCGGCGTCAAAAACATCCGAGTGGTCAACATCCGGGAGGACGATACGATCGTCAAATGCCTGCGGCGCGATACGGCTCGCGATCAGAGCGAGGCTCTCAAGGAAATCTACCGGCGCCTGCGACCCGGGGATCCGCCGACCGAGGCCAACGCGAAGCTCCTGCTCAAGAGGCTTCTCTTTGATCCCAAGCGCTACGACGTGGGAAGAGTCGGAAGATACAAGCTCAATCAAAAGCTGGGGATCGAGGCGAGCTTAGACACGCGCACGCTTACTCCGGAGGACATCGTCGCGGCCACGCGCTACTTGATCTCCCTCCAGCATGGGGAGGGGACGACCGACGACATCGACCATCTGGGCAACCGGCGCGTGCGGAGCGTCGGGGAGCTGGTGGCCAGCCAATGCCGGATCGGCTTGGCTCGGACCGAGCGGCTCGTCAAGGAGCGGATGACTCTTTTCGACGTCAACGCGGAGGGAATGACGCCGCAGAAGCTCATTAATCCCAAGGCCCTTTCGGCGACGATCCGCGATTTCTTCGCCCGCAGCCAGCTCTCCCAGCTAATGGATCAGATCAATCCGTTGTCGGAGATCACCCACAAGCGGCGCCTTTCTGCGCTCGGGCCGGGCGGTCTGTCCCGGGAACGGGCCGGTTTCGAGGTGCGCGATGTTCATCCTTCCCATTACGGGAGGATCTGCCCGATTGAGACTCCGGAGGGGCCGAATATCGGGTTGATCGCCTCGATGGCCTGCTTCAGCCGCTTCAATGAGTACGGCTTCCTGGAAACTCCCTACCGGAAGGTGGTCAACGGCAGGGTGACGAACGAGATCGTCTACTTGTCGGCCGATCAGGAGGAGAACGTGATCATCGGCATGGCGACCACTCCTGTGGACGAGAACGGGCTCATCCAGGCCAAGCGGGTCGCTGTCCGCTTTCGCGGAGAGTTCATGGAGGTCGATCGCGAAAAGGTCAACTATCTGGACGTCTCCTCCAAGCATATGGTTTCGGTCGCGGCGGCTCTCATTCCCTTTCTGGAGCACGACGACGCCAACCGGGCCCTCATGGGCTCGAACATGCAGCGGCAGGCGGTGCCGCTCTTGAATCCCGAGGCTCCGATCGTGGGGACGGGGATGGAGCGCCGCGTCGTGGAAGACGTGGGCGCTGTGCTCCTCAGCGACGTGGACGGGAAGGTGATTTCGGTCACCAGCACCGAAATCGTCATCGAGCCTTCGCCCGCCGCCGGCGAAGCCGAGAGGAAGACGAGCGAGAAGCCCGAGAACGGGCTGCGAATGTATTCCCTGCGGAAGTTCATGCGTTCGAACGCGGGCACCTGCATCAACCAGAAGCCGATCGTCCGCAAAGGGGATGTCGTCAGGCGGGGAGAGCCGCTGGCCGACGGCCCCTCCACCGCCAACGGCGAGCTGGCCCTGGGGCAGAATCTGCTGGTCGCCTTCATGCCCTGGAACGGGTACAACTTCGAGGACGCCATCGTCCTCTCCGAGCGCTTGGTCAAGGAGGACCTGTTCACCAGCGTCCACATCGACGAATTCGAGATCGTCGCGCGCGACACCAAGCTGGGATCCGAGGAGATCACCCGCGATATTCCGAACGTGGGGGACGAGGCTCTCAAGAATCTGGGGAGCGACGGCATCGTGCGGATCGGAGCCGAGGTCAAGCCGGGCGACATCCTGGTCGGCAAGATCAGTCCGGTCAGCGAGACCGAGCTGGCTCCGGAGGAGCGGCTGCTGCGCGCCATCTTCGGCGATAAGGCTGCCGACGTGAAGGACTCGTCCTTGCGGGTGCCTTCCGGCACCAGCGGGATCGTCATGGACGTCCGGGTGAGCAGCCATCAGTCGAAGGCGGACAAGGAAAAGCTGGGCCTGGGCGAGGCTAAGCAGAAGATCAAGGAGATCGAAAGCCGCTACGAGCAGAAGGAGAACGAGCTCAAGGAGGAGTTGACCCAGGCCCTCTCCAACATTCTTCTCAACGAGAAGATTCCGCTGGATGTCGTGGATGCGGAAACCGGAGAGATCCTGATTCCGGCGAACCGCAAGATCACCAAGACCCTTCTGCGGAAGATGGCGTCCTGCTGGGACCATATCGAAATCGATCCCAGCCCGATCCGCACCAAGATCTTCGAGATCATCGGCGGCTTCGAATCGAAGTTCGAGCAGCTGCGCAACGACAAGGAAACCGAGCTCGACCAGGTAGAAAGCCGGGAGGATATCGAGCCGGGAATCGTCAAGCAGGTCAAGGTCTACATCGCCAGCAAGAGAAAGATCTCGATCGGCGACAAGATGGCCGGACGTCACGGGAACAAAGGGGTCGTCTCCCGTATCGTCCCTGTCGAGGATATGCCTTTCCTGCCGGACGGAACCCCCGTTGACATCGTGCTCAATCCGCTGGGTGTGCCATCCCGGATGAATGTCGGCCAGGTGCTCGAGACGCACCTGGGCATCGCCGCCCGCAAGCTGGGCTTCGCGGTCGCCACCCCCGTTTTCGACGGCGTGAAAGAGGAGGAGATCCGGAAATTCCTTCGGGAGGCCGGCCTCGCCGAGGACGGCAAGACCTATCTTTACGACGGCCGCACCGGAGACCGTTTCGATCAGCGGGTGGTCGTAGGCGTCATCTACATGATGAAGCTCAACCACATGGTAGCCGACAAGATTCACGCCCGCGCGGTAGGTCCCTACGCGCTGGTGACCCAGCAGCCCCTAGGGGGTAAGGCGCAGTACGGCGGGCAGCGCTTCGGCGAGATGGAAGTATGGGCGATGGAGGCCTATGGCGCGGCGTATACTCTTCAGGAAATGCTCACTGTGAAATCGGATGACGTTTCCGGGAGGACGAGGATCTACGAGGCGATCGTGAAGGGGGAGAACTACCTCGAGCCCGGTCGACCGGAGTCGTTCAACGTTCTGATCAAGGAGCTGCAGGGCCTCTGCTTGGACCCGAAGATCGGGGTTGTTCGGAGCACACCCGAGCTCGGCCTGGCGGACGGCGCGGCCCCCAGGGCCGCCGCCGGTCCGGAAGCGGCTTGATCCCGGGCGGCCCGGGCCCGATGGCAGAGGAATTGCGACCGCAAAAAAGGCGGAACGCTGTGGAGGCATAGTATGGTTAGCGAAAGCATGACGGCTCGAGAAATTCTCGGGTTGGAACGGTCGAGCGATTTCAACGAAGCCTGCATTACAATCGCTTCGCCGCAGACCATCGAATCGTGGAGCAAAGGCGAGGTCAAAAACCCCGAGACGATCAATTACCGGACCTTCAAGCCCGAAAAAGGAGGCCTCTTCTGCGAGCGGATCTTCGGCCCGACGAAGGATTGGGAGTGCGCCTGCGGGAAGTACAAGCGGATCAAGTATAAGGGTGTGGTTTGCGATCGATGCGGCGTCGAGGTGACCCTTTCCCGCGTCCGGCGACAGCGGATGGGGCATATCCGGTTGGCCGTGCCTGTGGCGCACATCTGGTTCCTCAAGTGCATGCCGAGCCGGCTCGGGCTTATGATGGACATGACCGCCCGCGACCTCGAGCGGGTGATCTACTACGAGGATTATCTCGTCGTCGATCCGGGGCGGACCCAACTCCGCCACAAGCAGCTTTTGACCGAGCAGGAGCACCGGGAGGCGGTGGCCCAATACGGGGAGGGCTCCTTCGTGGCCAAGATGGGAGCCGAGGCCGTCAGGGACTGTCTCAAGCAGATCGATCTGGAGGCGCTCGCCAGAGAGCTCACCCAGGCCATGGATCAGACCCGGAGCAAGCAGCTCCGGAAGAAGATGGCGAAGCGGCTGAAGCTGATCCAGGGATTCTTGAGCGTCGGCACGCGTCCCGAGTGGATGATCCTGGAGATCCTTCCGGTGATTCCGCCGGATCTGCGCCCGCTCGTTCCCTTGGAAGGGGGGCGCTTCGCGACCTCCGATCTCAACGATCTCTACCGGAGGGTGATCAATCGGAACAACCGCCTCCGCACCCTTCTGCAGCTCAAGACTCCGGAGGTGATTATCCGGAATGAGAAGCGGATGCTGCAGGAAGCCGTCGACGCCTTGCTCGACAACGGCAGGCACGGCAGGGCCGTGACCGGGGTGGGGAACCGGCCGCTCAAGTCGCTCTCGGACATGCTGCGCGGGAAGACGGGCCGCTTCCGCATGAACCTTTTGGGCAAGCGGGTCGATTACAGCGGCCGCTCGGTGATCGTGGTCGGGCCGGAGCTGAAGCTCAACCAGTGTGGCTTGCCCAAGAAGATGGCACTGGTGCTTTTCGAACCGTTCATGATCCGGCGGCTCCGGGAGCTG from Methylacidimicrobium sp. AP8 includes:
- the rpoB gene encoding DNA-directed RNA polymerase subunit beta, whose product is MSTRGWQRINFGKIVESVPLPNLISHQIRSYEEFLQLGVPPEERKPEGLHGVFLEVFPIESYDGKVCLEYVSYDIAPPKFSPLYCLRNGETYAAALYVTFRLRDENGIKQERVYMGELPLMTEHGSFVINGAERVIVSQLHRSPGICFESSLHLNGKVLYSFRVIPDRGTWLEVAFDTSDLLYVHLDRRKKRRKFLVTTLLRALGHGSDEEILGLFYPMEDLDLEAAPPRDEDLPNTVLVGEVRDPRDAGKVLVRGLEPLTKTAVRLLREAGVKNIRVVNIREDDTIVKCLRRDTARDQSEALKEIYRRLRPGDPPTEANAKLLLKRLLFDPKRYDVGRVGRYKLNQKLGIEASLDTRTLTPEDIVAATRYLISLQHGEGTTDDIDHLGNRRVRSVGELVASQCRIGLARTERLVKERMTLFDVNAEGMTPQKLINPKALSATIRDFFARSQLSQLMDQINPLSEITHKRRLSALGPGGLSRERAGFEVRDVHPSHYGRICPIETPEGPNIGLIASMACFSRFNEYGFLETPYRKVVNGRVTNEIVYLSADQEENVIIGMATTPVDENGLIQAKRVAVRFRGEFMEVDREKVNYLDVSSKHMVSVAAALIPFLEHDDANRALMGSNMQRQAVPLLNPEAPIVGTGMERRVVEDVGAVLLSDVDGKVISVTSTEIVIEPSPAAGEAERKTSEKPENGLRMYSLRKFMRSNAGTCINQKPIVRKGDVVRRGEPLADGPSTANGELALGQNLLVAFMPWNGYNFEDAIVLSERLVKEDLFTSVHIDEFEIVARDTKLGSEEITRDIPNVGDEALKNLGSDGIVRIGAEVKPGDILVGKISPVSETELAPEERLLRAIFGDKAADVKDSSLRVPSGTSGIVMDVRVSSHQSKADKEKLGLGEAKQKIKEIESRYEQKENELKEELTQALSNILLNEKIPLDVVDAETGEILIPANRKITKTLLRKMASCWDHIEIDPSPIRTKIFEIIGGFESKFEQLRNDKETELDQVESREDIEPGIVKQVKVYIASKRKISIGDKMAGRHGNKGVVSRIVPVEDMPFLPDGTPVDIVLNPLGVPSRMNVGQVLETHLGIAARKLGFAVATPVFDGVKEEEIRKFLREAGLAEDGKTYLYDGRTGDRFDQRVVVGVIYMMKLNHMVADKIHARAVGPYALVTQQPLGGKAQYGGQRFGEMEVWAMEAYGAAYTLQEMLTVKSDDVSGRTRIYEAIVKGENYLEPGRPESFNVLIKELQGLCLDPKIGVVRSTPELGLADGAAPRAAAGPEAA